A window from Gasterosteus aculeatus chromosome 14, fGasAcu3.hap1.1, whole genome shotgun sequence encodes these proteins:
- the cetn3 gene encoding centrin-3 — protein MSLSIRAERRKRKELTEDQKHEIKEAFELFDTDKDKEIDYHELKVAMRALGFEVKKVDVLKILRDYDRDGTGKISFQDFNEVVTDRILERDPREEILKAFRLFDDDESGRISLRNLRRVARELGEDVSDEELRGMIDEFDHDGDGEINQDEFLSIMTGDS, from the exons ATGAGTCTGTCTATAAG GGCCGAgcgcaggaagaggaaggagctcACGGAGGATCAGAAACACGAAATCAAAGAAGCCTTCGAGCTGTTCGACAccgacaaagacaaagaaatcgACTACCACGAGCTGAAG GTGGCGATGCGCGCGCTCGGCTTCGAGGTGAAGAAGGTGGACGTCCTGAAGATCCTCAGGGACTACGACCGGGACGGGACCGGAAAGATCTCCTTCCAGGACTTCAACGAAGTCG TGACGGACCGCATCCTGGAGCGGGACCCCAGGGAGGAGATCCTGAAGGCCTTCAGGCTGTTCGACGACGACGAGTCCGGGCGGATCAGCCTGAGGAACCTGAGGCGGGTCGCCCGGGAGCTCGGGGAGGACGTCAGCGACGAGGAGCTGCGAGGGATGATCGACGAGTTCGACCAcgacggagacggagaga TAAACCAGGACGAGTTCCTGTCCATCATGACTGGAGactcctga